One window from the genome of Paraconexibacter algicola encodes:
- a CDS encoding class I adenylate-forming enzyme family protein yields the protein MGLSRNVFGVLERTAQSHAGEQVAFVHEGEARSFREVRDRSLRLAEGLRSAGVAPGDRVAVFLTNGHPWTEVFFGLAALGAVCVPVNVLLQPQEIDHVCRDSGARCLIADARGADAVAALAGLPELVVTVGDMAVSHPGRTVAYETLLQTPLPGGDVVGPALDDLASLYYSSGTTGLPKAAAHTHDGILWNSYHQIHDLGLDATTRYLVVPSLSWAAGFHNLTLALVMLGGRSVIMSTGATSPENLVATIEREDITHTFFVPALLRRFLEEPALLERLRRTRLRWLVSGSEPVPRAVIERLAAELPACSIVQGYGLSEFPTMATMLRADEAITHAGSAGRPLSVTDLAVQRPDGTIARRGEGEILLRSLATMREYAGRPEETAAAFADGWLHTGDLGVVDDDGFLTITGRKKDMIISGGLNVYPKEIEEVLYRIPGIREAAVVGVPDDRWGETAVAVVVGDDLDPESIREHCAGQLASYKRPRAVLLHADPLPRNPTGKVLKRELRPWAADRIAAAR from the coding sequence ATGGGTCTGAGTCGGAACGTCTTCGGCGTGCTGGAGCGCACCGCGCAGTCGCACGCCGGCGAGCAGGTCGCCTTCGTCCACGAGGGGGAGGCACGCAGCTTCCGCGAGGTCCGCGACCGCAGCCTGCGCCTCGCCGAGGGCCTGCGGTCGGCGGGTGTCGCCCCGGGGGACCGGGTCGCGGTCTTCCTCACCAACGGCCACCCGTGGACGGAGGTGTTCTTCGGCCTCGCCGCGCTCGGGGCGGTCTGCGTGCCGGTCAACGTGCTGCTGCAGCCGCAGGAGATCGACCACGTCTGCCGCGACTCCGGCGCGCGCTGCCTGATCGCCGACGCGCGCGGTGCCGACGCCGTCGCGGCGCTCGCCGGGCTGCCCGAGCTGGTCGTCACCGTCGGCGACATGGCCGTGTCCCATCCCGGCCGGACCGTCGCGTACGAGACGCTGCTCCAGACGCCGCTGCCCGGGGGCGACGTCGTCGGCCCGGCCCTCGACGACCTCGCGTCGCTCTACTACTCCTCGGGCACCACCGGCCTGCCCAAGGCGGCCGCGCACACGCACGACGGGATCCTCTGGAACAGCTACCACCAGATCCACGACCTCGGCCTCGACGCGACGACCCGCTACCTCGTCGTCCCGTCGCTGTCGTGGGCGGCCGGCTTCCACAACCTGACGCTCGCGCTGGTGATGCTCGGGGGCCGCTCGGTGATCATGTCGACGGGCGCGACCTCGCCGGAGAACCTCGTCGCCACGATCGAGCGGGAGGACATCACCCACACGTTCTTCGTCCCCGCCCTGCTGCGGCGCTTCCTGGAGGAGCCCGCGCTGCTGGAGCGCCTGCGCCGGACCCGGCTGCGCTGGCTCGTGTCGGGCTCCGAGCCCGTCCCCCGCGCGGTCATCGAGCGGCTGGCCGCCGAGCTGCCGGCCTGCAGCATCGTCCAGGGCTATGGGCTGTCGGAGTTCCCCACCATGGCGACGATGCTCCGGGCCGACGAGGCGATCACGCACGCCGGGTCGGCCGGGCGGCCGCTGTCGGTCACCGACCTCGCGGTGCAGCGCCCCGACGGCACGATCGCGCGGCGCGGCGAGGGCGAGATCCTGCTGCGCTCGCTGGCGACGATGCGCGAGTACGCGGGCCGTCCCGAGGAGACCGCCGCGGCCTTCGCGGACGGCTGGCTGCACACCGGTGATCTCGGCGTCGTCGACGACGACGGCTTCCTCACGATCACCGGCCGCAAGAAGGACATGATCATCTCGGGTGGGCTGAACGTGTACCCGAAGGAGATCGAGGAGGTCCTCTACCGGATCCCCGGGATCCGGGAGGCGGCGGTGGTCGGGGTGCCCGACGACCGCTGGGGGGAGACGGCGGTGGCCGTGGTCGTGGGAGACGACCTCGACCCCGAGAGCATCCGCGAGCACTGCGCCGGTCAGCTCGCGTCCTACAAGCGCCCGCGGGCCGTGCTGCTGCACGCCGACCCGCTACCGCGCAACCCGACCGGCAAGGTGCTCAAGCGGGAGTTGCGGCCCTGGGCCGCCGACCGGATCGCCGCCGCACGCTGA
- a CDS encoding PEP-utilizing enzyme: MTNPMADPKWKLPESSTLSRLTREALFATVRRNLEAAGPDAPWKDFTGPRTLELLSEEDGRRIAEEVFEQFQMIEGRKLFAGCEIALKERPDLYVLRSEAQELEPRTDWPEGVVADGDNVFQHDDVEGTVLVVREVGEVDRLMREGVPEGTIGVIDDAGGTMTAPILEEFDGVVCLAGTVRSHLAIISREFGVPVLMGSRTRRPLRTGERVRVTYSVEAQNVDAYFGDAIKPRAEVVLLDGEA, translated from the coding sequence ATGACGAACCCGATGGCCGACCCGAAGTGGAAGCTGCCCGAGTCGAGCACGCTGTCCCGGCTCACCCGCGAGGCGCTCTTCGCGACCGTGCGGCGCAACCTCGAGGCCGCGGGCCCCGACGCGCCCTGGAAGGACTTCACCGGCCCGCGCACGCTGGAGCTGCTGTCCGAGGAGGACGGCAGGCGGATCGCCGAGGAGGTCTTCGAGCAGTTCCAGATGATCGAGGGACGCAAGCTCTTCGCCGGCTGCGAGATCGCGCTGAAGGAGCGCCCGGACCTCTACGTGCTGCGCTCCGAGGCGCAGGAGCTCGAGCCGCGCACCGACTGGCCGGAGGGCGTCGTCGCGGACGGCGACAACGTCTTCCAGCACGACGACGTCGAGGGCACCGTCCTGGTGGTGCGCGAGGTCGGCGAGGTCGACCGGCTCATGCGCGAGGGCGTCCCGGAGGGCACGATCGGCGTGATCGACGACGCGGGCGGCACGATGACCGCCCCGATCCTCGAGGAGTTCGACGGCGTCGTCTGCCTGGCGGGAACGGTGCGCTCGCACCTCGCGATCATCTCCCGCGAGTTCGGGGTCCCCGTGCTGATGGGCTCGCGCACGCGTCGGCCACTGCGCACCGGGGAGCGCGTGCGCGTGACGTACTCGGTCGAGGCGCAGAACGTGGACGCGTACTTCGGTGACGCGATCAAGCCGCGCGCCGAGGTCGTCCTCCTCGACGGGGAGGCGTGA
- a CDS encoding phosphotriesterase family protein, which translates to MSFVRTVLGDIPPEQLGVTNAHEHLICEAGPHLASSPEGLEDLRLDSVEKAVEELRLFKQSGGNAMLEVSCPEYGRDAAKLAEISRQAGVHVVAATGHIMEGYWRGVVDVGAISDEDLHAEMTRDLLHGFPEAPDVRAGVIKVGTGREAVHPDEERMLRLAARVQRETGAPITTHTTAGTVPLEQVRIFLDAGADPAHVVIGHQDRRLVWEDHLAVVQAGFRIGYDCISKDRYELDLHRIEFLARLCEEGFADRVVLGSDIARRSYFTSYGGGPGFTYLLWRFVPWMRQEGIAEEHIQQMLVANPAATFAFAPVPATAGA; encoded by the coding sequence ATGAGCTTCGTGCGCACCGTGCTCGGGGACATCCCCCCCGAGCAGCTCGGCGTCACCAACGCCCACGAGCACCTGATCTGCGAGGCGGGCCCGCACCTCGCGTCCAGCCCGGAGGGCCTCGAGGACCTCCGGCTGGACAGCGTCGAGAAGGCGGTCGAGGAGCTCCGCCTGTTCAAGCAGTCGGGCGGGAACGCGATGCTCGAGGTGTCCTGCCCGGAGTACGGGCGCGACGCGGCGAAGCTCGCGGAGATCTCCCGGCAGGCCGGCGTCCACGTCGTCGCGGCGACCGGGCACATCATGGAGGGCTACTGGCGTGGCGTCGTCGACGTCGGAGCGATCTCCGACGAGGACCTCCACGCGGAGATGACCCGCGACCTGCTGCACGGATTCCCGGAGGCGCCCGACGTGCGCGCCGGCGTCATCAAGGTCGGGACCGGCCGCGAGGCCGTCCACCCCGACGAGGAGCGCATGCTCCGCCTCGCCGCTCGCGTGCAGCGGGAGACCGGCGCCCCGATCACCACGCACACTACGGCCGGCACGGTGCCGCTGGAGCAGGTGCGGATCTTCCTCGACGCGGGCGCCGACCCCGCGCACGTCGTCATCGGCCACCAGGACCGGCGGCTCGTCTGGGAGGACCACCTCGCGGTCGTGCAGGCGGGCTTCCGGATCGGCTACGACTGCATCTCCAAGGACCGCTACGAGCTCGACCTGCACCGCATCGAGTTCCTCGCGCGGCTGTGCGAGGAGGGCTTCGCCGACCGGGTCGTGCTCGGCTCCGACATCGCGCGGCGGTCGTACTTCACCTCCTACGGTGGCGGTCCCGGCTTCACGTACCTGCTGTGGCGGTTCGTGCCGTGGATGCGTCAGGAGGGCATCGCCGAGGAGCACATCCAGCAGATGCTCGTGGCCAACCCCGCCGCGACGTTCGCGTTCGCGCCGGTCCCCGCGACGGCGGGCGCCTGA
- a CDS encoding zinc-dependent alcohol dehydrogenase has translation MRAAVLTPSGLSVRDDWPEPEPGPGEALISLSKVGICGSDVHFVLDGTAKTAYTPIVLGHEPAGRVEALGPDTDGPAIGTRVAIMPLVTCMACDRCRNGWSCMCKERLCIGADVEGCWADLTVVPVRNLVPLPDTLSDELAAVATDSVATAYHAVANRGGVTSGSRVAVWGAGGLGLSAVGLSKWLGASSVIAVDPRPEAQDWALETGADEALHPDVALKRIAELGGVDVALEFVGREDSVEGAVRSLDDRGRAVIVGLSDARAIAGRLMTFVLREREMVGSYGNEPSDVREMVEAMASGSLVLPRVVGDVIPLADVVEGVSRVQRGDTGGSRIVVDITG, from the coding sequence GTGCGCGCCGCCGTCCTCACCCCGTCCGGCCTGTCGGTGCGCGACGACTGGCCCGAGCCCGAGCCCGGACCGGGCGAGGCGCTGATCTCGCTCTCGAAGGTCGGGATCTGCGGGTCCGACGTGCACTTCGTGCTCGACGGCACCGCGAAGACCGCCTACACGCCGATCGTGCTCGGGCACGAGCCCGCCGGACGGGTCGAGGCGCTCGGCCCCGACACCGACGGGCCGGCGATCGGGACGCGCGTGGCGATCATGCCGCTCGTGACCTGCATGGCGTGCGACCGCTGCCGCAACGGCTGGTCGTGCATGTGCAAGGAGCGCCTGTGCATCGGCGCCGACGTCGAGGGCTGCTGGGCGGACCTCACCGTCGTCCCGGTCCGCAACCTCGTGCCGCTCCCCGACACCTTGAGCGACGAGCTCGCCGCGGTCGCGACGGACTCCGTCGCGACCGCCTACCACGCGGTCGCCAACCGCGGCGGGGTGACGTCCGGGTCGCGCGTCGCCGTCTGGGGCGCCGGCGGCCTGGGCCTCAGCGCCGTCGGGCTCTCCAAGTGGCTGGGCGCGTCGTCGGTCATCGCCGTCGACCCGCGACCCGAGGCACAGGACTGGGCGCTGGAGACCGGCGCCGACGAGGCCCTGCACCCGGACGTCGCGCTGAAGCGCATCGCCGAGCTCGGCGGCGTCGACGTCGCCCTGGAGTTCGTCGGGCGCGAGGACTCCGTCGAGGGCGCGGTGCGCTCGCTGGACGACCGCGGCCGCGCCGTGATCGTCGGGCTCTCCGACGCCCGCGCGATCGCCGGACGGCTGATGACGTTCGTCCTGCGCGAGCGCGAGATGGTCGGCTCCTACGGCAACGAGCCCTCCGACGTGCGCGAGATGGTCGAGGCGATGGCCAGCGGCTCGCTCGTCCTCCCGCGCGTGGTCGGCGACGTCATCCCGCTCGCCGACGTCGTCGAGGGCGTCTCGCGCGTCCAGCGCGGCGACACCGGCGGCAGCCGCATCGTGGTCGACATCACGGGCTGA
- a CDS encoding ATP-binding cassette domain-containing protein — protein MSFLLDAHGVTVSYGERVLLHDVSLSLSRGDRVALVGPNGSGKSTLLRELDTRCPQAGLLPQTIEDAPSVRALLLARSGVAAAAARLDGLDARLAAGDLSVVDAHAAALESWMAVGAADVDARIPVAMERVGLPASLLDRPIASLSGGQAARAGLAALALTRQEVLLLDEPTNHLDADGLELLRALVLEHRGASVIVSHDRAFLAALTTRVLELDRGEATVWDGGWAVFERERARARARAVEEHATAVAERDRLRAVEVRRREAARAGAVRARNSAATNPDRSLRHLFSESAENGMGAFGRRSQQVEVPEKPWEESATRLLLDAADGGTGVALVGAVLQVGDVVLGPVDLDVPPGRRVLLTGPNGAGKTTVLRALTGELAPVRGRRTGGRVAALGQERGALDPSAATLVGELRRVSGLDEQAARAALAAVRLGPAAAVRPVATLSPGERTRAELALLAHAGAACLVLDEPTNHLDVEALEVLELALRGWRGGLVVATHDARFRDALALDVVEDVGRWRR, from the coding sequence TTGTCGTTCCTGCTCGACGCCCACGGCGTCACCGTCTCGTACGGCGAGCGCGTGCTGCTGCACGACGTCTCGCTCTCCCTGTCGCGCGGCGATCGCGTCGCGCTGGTCGGCCCGAACGGCTCGGGCAAGTCGACGCTGCTGCGCGAGCTCGACACCCGGTGCCCGCAGGCCGGGCTGCTGCCGCAGACGATCGAGGACGCCCCCTCGGTCCGGGCGCTGCTGCTCGCGCGCAGCGGGGTCGCGGCGGCGGCCGCCCGGCTCGACGGCCTCGACGCGCGGCTGGCCGCGGGCGACCTGTCGGTCGTCGACGCGCACGCCGCGGCGCTCGAGTCCTGGATGGCGGTCGGGGCGGCGGACGTCGACGCGCGGATCCCGGTCGCGATGGAGCGGGTCGGCCTGCCCGCCTCGCTGCTCGATCGGCCGATCGCGTCGCTGTCCGGTGGGCAGGCCGCCCGCGCGGGGCTCGCGGCGCTGGCGCTGACGCGTCAGGAGGTCCTGCTGCTGGACGAGCCGACGAACCACCTCGACGCCGACGGCCTGGAGCTGCTGCGGGCGCTGGTGCTGGAGCACCGCGGTGCGTCGGTGATCGTCTCGCACGACCGAGCGTTCCTCGCCGCCCTCACCACCCGCGTGCTCGAGCTCGACCGCGGCGAGGCGACCGTCTGGGACGGCGGCTGGGCGGTCTTCGAGCGCGAGCGCGCCCGCGCCCGGGCGCGGGCGGTCGAGGAGCACGCGACCGCGGTCGCCGAGCGCGACCGGCTGCGCGCCGTCGAGGTCCGCCGCCGCGAGGCCGCGCGCGCCGGGGCGGTCCGGGCCCGCAACAGCGCTGCGACGAACCCGGACCGGTCGCTGCGCCACCTGTTCTCCGAGAGCGCCGAGAACGGGATGGGCGCCTTCGGCCGGCGCTCGCAGCAGGTCGAGGTGCCCGAGAAGCCGTGGGAGGAGTCCGCCACCCGGCTGCTGCTCGACGCCGCCGACGGCGGGACGGGCGTCGCCCTGGTCGGCGCGGTGCTGCAGGTCGGCGACGTCGTGCTCGGCCCGGTCGACCTCGACGTGCCCCCGGGGCGGCGCGTGCTGCTGACCGGACCGAACGGCGCGGGGAAGACGACGGTGCTGCGCGCCCTGACGGGGGAGCTTGCGCCCGTCCGCGGTCGGCGGACCGGCGGACGGGTCGCGGCGCTCGGGCAGGAGCGCGGGGCGCTGGACCCGTCCGCGGCGACGCTCGTCGGGGAGCTGCGCCGGGTGAGCGGCCTGGACGAGCAGGCCGCCCGGGCCGCGCTCGCCGCGGTCCGCCTGGGGCCGGCGGCGGCCGTGCGCCCGGTCGCCACCCTGTCGCCGGGCGAGCGGACGCGGGCGGAGCTGGCGCTGCTCGCCCATGCGGGCGCGGCATGCCTGGTGCTCGACGAGCCGACGAACCACCTGGATGTCGAGGCGCTCGAGGTGCTGGAGCTCGCGCTGCGTGGCTGGCGCGGCGGGCTGGTCGTCGCCACGCACGACGCGCGGTTCCGGGACGCCCTGGCGCTGGACGTCGTCGAGGACGTCGGCCGCTGGCGCCGGTGA
- a CDS encoding VOC family protein — MTVRRIVPNLAGDPSAASELFVDVLGLDVAMDHGWIVTYAAGTVTEARPQVSVIREDATAPVIPVLSVEVDDVDGCHARAVERGYQIVHPLTDEPWGVRRFFVRSKGGAVVNVLQHR; from the coding sequence ATGACCGTGCGCCGGATCGTGCCGAACCTCGCCGGGGACCCGTCCGCGGCGAGCGAGCTGTTCGTCGACGTGCTCGGCCTCGACGTCGCGATGGACCACGGCTGGATCGTCACCTACGCCGCCGGGACGGTGACCGAGGCCCGCCCCCAGGTGAGCGTCATCCGCGAGGACGCCACCGCGCCGGTGATCCCGGTGCTGTCGGTCGAGGTCGACGACGTGGACGGCTGCCACGCCCGCGCCGTCGAGCGCGGCTACCAGATCGTCCACCCGCTGACCGACGAGCCGTGGGGCGTGCGGCGGTTCTTCGTCCGCTCGAAGGGCGGCGCGGTCGTGAACGTGTTGCAGCATCGCTGA
- a CDS encoding HAD family hydrolase, with translation MTTAQATIQAVVFDWDGTLMDSKAALLASYHEATTKVLGEPFPVEPADIEQIVQLRALESFTIIARGDQEVYDRVAEAFHDAYRRNAQTTQPFPGTMEMLRALKDAGVKIGIATSKARARMDLEGVRTGINDLVDFSVTGDDVQDAKPAPEAVARAIAGLGVEPGRTLYVGDGPNDVIAGKGASAITVGVSFGFHPAEMREEHPDHVVDTPGEIVALARP, from the coding sequence ATGACCACCGCGCAAGCCACGATCCAGGCCGTCGTCTTCGACTGGGACGGCACCCTCATGGACTCCAAGGCCGCCCTGCTGGCCAGCTACCACGAGGCGACCACGAAGGTCCTCGGCGAGCCGTTCCCGGTGGAGCCCGCGGACATCGAGCAGATCGTCCAGCTGCGCGCCTTGGAGTCGTTCACGATCATCGCCAGGGGCGACCAGGAGGTCTACGACCGCGTCGCGGAGGCGTTCCACGACGCGTACCGGCGCAACGCGCAGACCACGCAGCCGTTCCCGGGGACGATGGAGATGCTGCGGGCGCTCAAGGACGCGGGCGTGAAGATCGGGATCGCGACGTCCAAGGCGCGGGCCCGGATGGACCTGGAGGGCGTGCGCACCGGGATCAACGACCTGGTCGACTTCTCGGTCACCGGGGACGACGTCCAGGACGCGAAGCCCGCGCCCGAGGCGGTCGCCCGGGCGATCGCGGGGCTCGGCGTGGAGCCGGGTCGCACGCTCTACGTCGGGGACGGGCCCAACGACGTGATCGCCGGGAAGGGCGCGAGCGCCATCACCGTGGGCGTGTCGTTCGGCTTCCACCCCGCGGAGATGCGCGAGGAGCACCCCGACCACGTCGTCGACACCCCGGGCGAGATCGTGGCGCTGGCCCGCCCGTAG
- a CDS encoding zinc-dependent alcohol dehydrogenase, translated as MQAVEWRAPHELAVVERPDPVAADGQLVLEVSTCGICGSDLHSYKQGFAAVPGQVLGHELSGVVLEAPGVAGVAVGDRVTVRPLTPCLNCDRCRAGDVHLCESGAQDNIGYGTPGGFAERVLVPRAALGDTVFLLPDSVSDRAGALVEPLAVSLRAVRLADAGPDDTVLVLGGGMIGLGVARFLRLRGAGTIVLSDPSPLRREAARRLGVDIVVDPLAQDVTQEMRALTGPGGMGLGARVDVVIDAAGVAAGFKDALKSVRHGGTLVLAAMYGARIELVPDRIVEKELHVRGSFAYKDEFPMVLQALQDGDVDPELFISHTFPLERTPEAFLAQLDRDTSLKVLVG; from the coding sequence ATGCAAGCAGTCGAATGGCGTGCCCCCCACGAGCTCGCGGTCGTCGAGCGCCCCGACCCCGTCGCCGCCGACGGCCAGCTCGTGCTCGAGGTCAGCACCTGCGGCATCTGCGGCTCGGACCTCCACAGCTACAAGCAGGGCTTCGCCGCCGTCCCCGGACAGGTGCTCGGCCACGAGCTCTCGGGCGTGGTGCTCGAGGCCCCGGGCGTCGCCGGCGTCGCCGTCGGGGACCGCGTCACGGTCCGTCCCCTGACCCCGTGCCTGAACTGCGACCGCTGTCGCGCGGGTGACGTGCACCTGTGCGAGTCCGGAGCCCAGGACAACATCGGCTACGGCACCCCGGGCGGATTCGCGGAGCGGGTCCTCGTGCCGCGGGCGGCGCTCGGCGACACGGTCTTCCTGCTGCCCGACTCGGTCAGCGACCGGGCGGGGGCGCTCGTCGAGCCGCTCGCCGTGTCGCTGCGCGCCGTCCGGCTCGCCGACGCCGGCCCGGACGACACGGTCCTCGTGCTCGGCGGCGGCATGATCGGCCTCGGCGTTGCCCGGTTCCTGCGGCTGCGCGGCGCCGGCACGATCGTCCTGTCCGACCCCTCGCCGCTGCGCCGCGAGGCGGCGCGCAGGCTCGGCGTGGACATCGTCGTCGACCCGCTCGCCCAGGACGTCACGCAGGAGATGCGCGCGCTCACCGGGCCGGGCGGCATGGGCCTCGGGGCGCGCGTGGACGTCGTGATCGACGCGGCCGGCGTCGCCGCGGGCTTCAAGGACGCGCTGAAGTCCGTGCGGCACGGGGGCACCCTGGTGCTCGCGGCGATGTACGGGGCGCGGATCGAGCTCGTGCCCGACCGGATCGTCGAGAAGGAGCTGCACGTGCGCGGCTCGTTCGCCTACAAGGACGAGTTCCCGATGGTCCTGCAGGCCCTGCAGGACGGGGACGTCGACCCGGAGCTCTTCATCTCGCACACGTTCCCGCTGGAGCGCACGCCCGAGGCGTTCCTCGCCCAGCTGGACCGCGACACGTCGCTGAAGGTCCTGGTCGGGTGA
- a CDS encoding NADPH:quinone oxidoreductase family protein: MRAQRCVALDGPEGLRLEEDLPTPDDEQGTRILVDVTAAGVSFPELLYCTGRYQERPALPFIPGVEVAGTVARAPEGGRFAVGDRVVAATFFGGWATQVAADPTMTFPLPPQLDDAQGAALVMNYQTAYFALRLRGRLASGETLLVQGAGGGLGTAAVQVGVGLGARVIGLVSSTDKADAALAAGAHEVVLVREGWARAVRARTAGRGVDVVFDVVGGDRFVDGLRCLAVDGRVIVVGFTGGPIPEVRVNRLLLTNTEIVGAAWGPYTRVDPSMPQAVHAALLPLITGGVVRPVVGPRFPLEGAPDALRVLQDRAAVGKVVLEL; the protein is encoded by the coding sequence ATGAGGGCGCAGCGCTGCGTCGCGCTCGACGGCCCCGAGGGCCTGCGTCTCGAGGAGGACCTGCCGACGCCCGACGACGAGCAGGGCACGCGCATCCTCGTCGACGTGACGGCCGCCGGCGTCTCCTTCCCCGAGCTCCTCTACTGCACCGGCCGCTACCAGGAGCGCCCGGCGCTCCCGTTCATCCCGGGCGTGGAGGTCGCGGGGACCGTCGCGCGCGCGCCGGAGGGCGGGCGCTTCGCGGTCGGGGACCGCGTGGTCGCCGCGACCTTCTTCGGCGGCTGGGCGACCCAGGTCGCGGCCGACCCGACGATGACCTTCCCGCTGCCGCCGCAGCTCGACGACGCGCAGGGCGCGGCACTGGTCATGAACTACCAGACCGCCTACTTCGCGCTGCGGCTGCGCGGGCGGCTCGCCTCGGGGGAGACGCTGCTGGTCCAGGGCGCGGGCGGCGGCCTGGGGACCGCGGCCGTCCAGGTCGGCGTCGGCCTCGGGGCGCGGGTCATCGGGCTCGTCAGCAGCACCGACAAGGCGGACGCCGCGCTCGCCGCCGGCGCGCACGAGGTCGTGCTGGTCCGCGAGGGCTGGGCGCGCGCCGTACGCGCCCGGACCGCGGGGCGCGGGGTCGACGTCGTTTTCGACGTGGTAGGCGGCGACCGCTTCGTCGACGGCCTGCGCTGCCTGGCCGTCGACGGGCGCGTGATCGTCGTGGGGTTCACCGGCGGCCCGATCCCCGAGGTGCGCGTGAACCGCCTGCTCCTGACGAACACCGAGATCGTCGGCGCCGCGTGGGGGCCGTACACGCGGGTGGACCCGTCGATGCCGCAGGCCGTCCACGCCGCGCTGCTGCCGCTGATCACCGGCGGCGTCGTGCGGCCGGTGGTCGGCCCGCGCTTCCCGCTGGAGGGCGCCCCCGACGCGCTGCGGGTCCTGCAGGACCGCGCGGCGGTCGGCAAGGTCGTCCTCGAGCTCTGA
- a CDS encoding MFS transporter gives MCASAWGNVTAACVVSVAAGWNITAVGAVADPLAAHYDASLSAIGLLGSALWSTHALLQAPAGALVDRVGARPVAAGAAGLLLAGNLAALLVEGVAAVALLRLLTGAGCGATMVCASLRVRAAGARGQGAVGGAVSAGGALAVATGPALVDVVGWRAPYVGGVVLAVLALVAALTDRRAGPRPVGGRGRAAAGIGPGRRALLPLGAVLGITIVLSFSLGNWIATILDRVGAFGPVAAGVAGATVLAGSVLTRPLGGVLVTGRPRGFARGLVLGALVAAASGAALLSVASSPELLVVAMVTLGLAAGLPFAAVVDAAARRSPATPGAAVGFVGTTGTLGGLVAIAALGPAVEAGAVREVFAALTVLTLGVAVLFAHTSRTTAR, from the coding sequence GTGTGCGCGTCCGCGTGGGGAAACGTCACCGCGGCCTGTGTCGTGTCGGTGGCGGCCGGCTGGAACATCACGGCGGTCGGCGCGGTCGCCGACCCGCTGGCCGCGCACTACGACGCGTCGCTGTCGGCCATCGGCCTGCTGGGGTCCGCCCTGTGGTCGACGCATGCGCTGCTGCAGGCGCCCGCGGGCGCGCTCGTGGACCGGGTCGGGGCACGACCGGTGGCCGCGGGAGCGGCCGGGCTGCTGCTGGCGGGCAACCTCGCGGCGCTCCTCGTCGAGGGCGTGGCGGCGGTCGCGCTGCTGCGCCTGCTCACCGGTGCCGGGTGCGGGGCGACGATGGTCTGCGCGTCGCTGCGCGTCCGCGCTGCGGGCGCGCGCGGGCAGGGCGCGGTCGGAGGCGCGGTGAGCGCGGGCGGCGCGCTCGCGGTGGCGACGGGACCGGCGCTCGTCGACGTGGTCGGGTGGCGCGCCCCGTACGTGGGCGGGGTCGTGCTCGCGGTGCTCGCCCTCGTCGCGGCGCTGACCGATCGACGTGCGGGTCCGCGCCCGGTCGGGGGTCGCGGCCGGGCGGCTGCGGGGATCGGGCCGGGGCGGCGGGCGCTGCTGCCGCTCGGGGCGGTGCTCGGGATCACGATCGTCCTGAGCTTCTCGCTGGGGAACTGGATCGCGACGATCCTCGACCGTGTCGGGGCGTTCGGACCGGTCGCGGCCGGGGTCGCGGGGGCCACGGTCCTCGCGGGATCGGTCCTCACGCGGCCGCTCGGCGGCGTCCTCGTGACGGGACGGCCGCGCGGGTTCGCGCGCGGGCTGGTCCTCGGCGCGCTGGTGGCGGCGGCTTCCGGTGCCGCGCTGCTCTCGGTCGCGTCCTCCCCGGAGCTGCTCGTCGTGGCGATGGTCACGCTGGGCCTGGCCGCCGGGCTGCCGTTCGCGGCGGTGGTGGACGCGGCGGCTCGTCGCTCGCCCGCGACGCCCGGGGCGGCGGTCGGGTTCGTCGGGACGACGGGCACGCTCGGCGGTCTCGTGGCGATCGCCGCGCTGGGGCCGGCCGTCGAAGCGGGCGCGGTGCGCGAGGTGTTCGCGGCCCTCACCGTCCTGACGCTCGGCGTCGCCGTGCTGTTCGCGCACACCTCGCGGACCACGGCGCGGTGA